The genomic window CGTACTGAAGAGCAATTCCTCCGACCGTTGCTGGACGTGGGCGTCGGCCACCACGGCCGCCGCGGTACCGCTCGGATAACTCACCTGCATGCCGATGGTCGAACCGCGCGCGCCTTCCCGGCGTGGCACCAGCGACAACGAGGCGGTGACAGCCGCAATATCCACGATCGATGCCAAGGCGCCCGCGTGCAGCAGCCCGCGCTCGTCCATGTGCATGGCGGTACATGGCATGTGCAGACGCACACGACCCGGGCTCTGGTGTAGCGGAGTGATATCCAGCTTCCGCACATAACCGTGAAACAGGCGGTGGCCAGCAGGGGGAATCAGCGGCGTGGGAGCCGGCAGCAGGGCGTGCTGAGCCCGCAGACGCGGCGTCTGCCCGGCGTAATCGGAAGTCTGGTAGCTCAGCAGGCCCTGGCAGATCGGGTTGCCGGCCTGGGAGCGCAGCGCGACGTCGAGGAAGACCAGGCCGCGCCCTCGCCGCAGGACCAGCGCCTCCGCCACCACATCCTCTTCGGCCGCCGCGGCGAGGTACTGGCCCGAGCAATCGACACAGCTCAGGTGGGGGTCCGCGTCAAGATCCACTCCGGTCCAGGCCGCCAGCGCCCCGGCCATGGTCAGCAGCGAGGCGCTCGCACCGCCATTCAAGACACCGGCTACGTTCAGATGTTCGGGACGATACGGCAGCACGAGAACGGCACGGTCATGCGCCACTTCACTGATGGTGACGCCCAGCCATTCCGCAAATGGGACCTGGGCAAAACGTGCTTGCGCCTGCTCGACGCGCCGGGAACTCTCCGAACGTGCCGTCATCCGTGGTTAGACAGCCGCCTCATGACGTCGGCAACTCCTTCTCGTAGAACTCGATCATCCCGGTAAGGTGCTCCAGGAGTTCACCAGGCACCGCCGTTCGATCCACGATGCCCGCGGCGATCGCATAGGCCACGGGCGCCACCAGGTTGGAGGCGTTATAACGCAGGAAGAGTTCGCGCGCCGGGCCTTGATGGAATCGGTGGATCAGATCGCTCAACTCCCCGCTGTCGAGGCCGCCGTGTTCCCAGCGCTTGAAGGCCTCGGCGAGCGGTAGGAGAGCCCGACGCAACTCCTCCTCGTGAGCGGCCGATGCGTACTCGCGGAGAAGACGTTTCACTCGTTTCGGAATGTCACCCGCCACTTTTCCGTCCCCCTGTCTGCCTAACGCGCGCTCAGCGGCAGGCGTGAGCCGGGCCGCTGGAGCCTATTGTCAGCCGGGCCGCCGGATCACTTCTCTTCATCGAAGTCGAACCTCGGGCCCGTTACGCCTTGGAACTCTATCAGCCGAATGAAACCGTGGCCAACGGCTCTTGAAATCATTGCCGGACCGGCACTATGGATGGACCAGGCGACGAGCCCGTAGAAGTCATCGGCGAAGCTGAAGAGAGTCTCGAACTCCGCATGTGATGGAAGGACCCTGATCGCCGCCTTAGAATCACTGTGCGCGTCAATGGTATCCCTGAACAGCTTGAGCCGGCCAAGTGATTCGGAATGAATCCCAACGAACAATCCCAATGCCCCTCTGAGGTACGACCTTGCCTCTGTTGGCGGCACGTGGTTTCCGTACTTTCTCCCAAAGGCGGCGAAGTCTCGTTTCTGCACATCAGACAACGGTGTTACGGGGAGCGAATCGATGATTCCGGGGATCGAGTTCAACTCGTTGCGAGTTGACGACTCAAACATCTTGCAGATGTAGAGCGCGAGAGCCTCGTGCGCTGATTTCTGAAGATATCCAAGAAGCGCGGCACTCATCTTGGACTCGCGGAGCGCGCCAAGATTCAATCCGATGATCCGGTGGATGTCGACATGGTCACGCAACTGTGCGATTAACTTCAGGAGTTCGATGTTCTTGGCATCTGCCTTTGGAATGCGCATCTCAGCGCGATCGCATCTGTTGCCTAACGCTGCGGTCAGCGGCGGCGGGCGAGCAGCGCGAGCCCGACGGCTGCTGCACTGCGGGGTTGGACATCGACGCTGCCGCGTCCTTCCCGGCCACTCTTCATGTGGGCAACGCGCCCAACTGCTGCAAAATGCTCAACTCGTCAGCAACGGTCCAATCTTCCACGATCCGGCCCTCGGAGAAGCGGACGATGCTGATCTGCGTCCATTTCACCTGCTTGCCCGTCGGGGCAACCCCGCGATACGGGCCCCGGTGGGTGGCGTGCCATGTCCGGCGCGTGGACACCTTCTCGCCTTCGGCGACCTGATCCTCAACAGTAACCTGGATGTCCGGGAATGCGACACGGCGGCCGGCCAGAGTCTGCTTGAGCGCCTCGCGAGTGACCACCTGCCCGTTGAAGAGCACGGTCGGAGCGAAGATCTCGTCAACCACATTCAAGTTCTGCTGATTCCAAGCTTCCTCGAAGAACCGTCGAACAATCACCTTATGCTCTTCGAGCGTCATGCGTGCTCCTCCGTTGATGTCCAACGCTCAGTATCTTGAACTGCGATATCCGGCTGCGTAGTTCTGTATAGCGCGACGAACGAGCCCGGCCGGGCTCCGTCGGCACCCGCGTTTTCGCGAACTTGCAGGCCACGCCTTCGTTCCGTTGCCGTGATATACCGCGAGGCACTGCAAGATAACACCTGGGCCGCCGCGGCCAGCCCGATGTGTTTCCGGGCCTCTGAGGTCATCACAGGAACATCCGATTGGCAGGACTGCGAACCCCGGCATGCCCTGTCGCTGTTTTCCTTCCCATTCCTCGTTGCGCGCCTAGGCCGCCACGCCGCTTCGCCGGAGTGCCTCGATCTCCGCCTCGCAGTAGCCGGCTTCGCGCAGCAGCGCGTCGGTGTGCTCGCCCTTCTCGGGCGCCGGACACTCGATGCGTGCCGTCGCCGCCGAGAAGGTCAGCGGCGCGCCCAGCAGGTTCAGCTCGCCCAGGCGCGGATGCGTCACGGACTGCACCAGGCCGGAGGCCCGCACCTGCGGGTCCGCGAACACCTGGTCCATGGAATTGATAGGGCCACAGGCGATGCCGGCTGCGTTCAACAGCGCCACCCAGTGCTCCGCCGGCGCCGTGCGCGTGAGGGCAGACAGCGCCTCGGTAAAGGCCGCCCGGTTTTCCGTCCTGGCCGCGGCGGTTGCGAAGCGCGGGTCGGAGAGCAGTTCCGGCGCGCCCATCGCCTCGCAGAACTTGCGGTACTGGCCCTCGCCCGAAGCGCCGATCACGATGCCGCCATCGGCGGCCTGATACACGCCCATCGGCGTCGTGTAGGGATGGTCGTTGCCGGTCTGCCCCGGCACCTTCCCGTCTACCAGCCAGGTCACCGCCTGGAAGTCGAGCATCGCGATCTGCGCCTGCAACAGCGATGTCCGCACCCACTGCCCCTCGCCGGTCGCCTCGCGGTCCAGCAGGGCGATCAGGATGCCGATGGCGGCGAACAGGCCGGAGCACAGGTCGGCGACCGGGATGCCGGCGCGCATCGGCCCCTGGCCGGGCATCCCGTTCAGCGACATCAGCCCGCCCATGGCCTGGGCGACCTGGTCGAAACCCGGCCGGTCGCGGTAGGGCCCCTCCTCGCCGAAGCCGGAGATCGAGGCGTAGACGAGGCGCGGGTTGACCGCCCGCAGATCGTCGTAACCGATGCCCAACCGGTGCTTCACGTCGGGGCGGAAGTTCTCCACCAGCGCGTCGGCGCGCTCGGC from Candidatus Rokuibacteriota bacterium includes these protein-coding regions:
- a CDS encoding hotdog fold thioesterase; amino-acid sequence: MTARSESSRRVEQAQARFAQVPFAEWLGVTISEVAHDRAVLVLPYRPEHLNVAGVLNGGASASLLTMAGALAAWTGVDLDADPHLSCVDCSGQYLAAAAEEDVVAEALVLRRGRGLVFLDVALRSQAGNPICQGLLSYQTSDYAGQTPRLRAQHALLPAPTPLIPPAGHRLFHGYVRKLDITPLHQSPGRVRLHMPCTAMHMDERGLLHAGALASIVDIAAVTASLSLVPRREGARGSTIGMQVSYPSGTAAAVVADAHVQQRSEELLFST
- a CDS encoding ester cyclase, with protein sequence MTLEEHKVIVRRFFEEAWNQQNLNVVDEIFAPTVLFNGQVVTREALKQTLAGRRVAFPDIQVTVEDQVAEGEKVSTRRTWHATHRGPYRGVAPTGKQVKWTQISIVRFSEGRIVEDWTVADELSILQQLGALPT
- a CDS encoding CaiB/BaiF CoA-transferase family protein — its product is MSGSALRSPLARFRVLDLTRVRAGPTAVKQLSDWGASVIKVEGPGEDDMTGARDGSDFQNLHRNKRSIVLDLKRPVGVAVLKRLAERADALVENFRPDVKHRLGIGYDDLRAVNPRLVYASISGFGEEGPYRDRPGFDQVAQAMGGLMSLNGMPGQGPMRAGIPVADLCSGLFAAIGILIALLDREATGEGQWVRTSLLQAQIAMLDFQAVTWLVDGKVPGQTGNDHPYTTPMGVYQAADGGIVIGASGEGQYRKFCEAMGAPELLSDPRFATAAARTENRAAFTEALSALTRTAPAEHWVALLNAAGIACGPINSMDQVFADPQVRASGLVQSVTHPRLGELNLLGAPLTFSAATARIECPAPEKGEHTDALLREAGYCEAEIEALRRSGVAA